One Gadus chalcogrammus isolate NIFS_2021 chromosome 4, NIFS_Gcha_1.0, whole genome shotgun sequence DNA segment encodes these proteins:
- the LOC130381690 gene encoding beta-2-microglobulin-like, producing the protein MGVFGVKMNPLMVSVFCGLVLMSMAITPPKVQVYSREPAVPGTGNSLICYLNNFQPPEVEVDLLENGVVIPGAVQSDLMFETQWQYHLTKRVPFIPREGARYACRVNHMGRTTDHGWDMDE; encoded by the exons ATGGGAGTTTTTGGGGTGAAGATGAACCCTTTAATGGTCTCGGTCTTCTGCGGACTCGTTTTGATGTCGATGGCGATTA CTCCCCCCAAGGTCCAGGTGTACAGCCGGGAGCCTGCGGTGCCCGGGACGGGAAACAGTCTGATCTGCTACCTGAACAATTTCCAGCCACCAGAGGTGGAAGTGGACCTTCTAGAGAACGGGGTCGTGATCCCCGGGGCGGTGCAGAGCGACCTGATGTTCGAGACGCAGTGGCAGTACCATCTGACAAAGAGGGTGCCCTTCATTCCCAGGGAGGGGGCCCGCTATGCCTGCAGGGTCAACCATATGGGGAGGACCACAGACCACGGCTGGG ATATGGATGAATAA
- the LOC130381686 gene encoding angiopoietin-4-like — protein sequence MKICALLLLSVVGLSAQWKVKTKGTDCSQIRRTSPTAASGVYWIQPPGVRKPFRVYCEMLADGGWTVFQRRTGSTLSFRRNWAAYRMGFGIPGKDQWLGLERVYSLTRTPGTRWSLRVDLWDHEGGTAYAQYSDFRLADEQQAYRLTVGSFQGNAGDAIKGVYAGIDQNGSGFSTMDRDNDGCNPCIFGDIAVDHCARDKQEGWWFSRCGSASLNGEWHPRGQNIGWSSGLHWKTWKGPAPYSVSASRMMIKSL from the exons ATGAAGATCtgtgctctgctgctgctgtctgtcGTGGGCCTGTCAGCGCAATGGAAG GTCAAGACCAAAG ggaCTGACTGTTCTCAGATCAGGAGAACGTCCCCGACTGCTGCCAGCGGCGTGTATTGGATCCAGCCCCCAGGAGTGAGGAAGCCTTTCCGG gtGTACTGTGAGATGCTGGCGGACGGGGGCTGGACGGTGTTCCAGAGACGAACGGGCAGCACTCTGTCCTTCAGACGGAACTGGGCGGCGTACCGGATGGGCTTCGGAATACCAggaa AGGACCAGTGGCTGGGCCTGGAGAGGGTCTACTCCCTGACCAGGACCCCCGGGACCAGGTGGTCGCTGAGGGTGGACCTCTGGGACCACGAGGGAGGGACCGCCTACGCCCAGTACAGTGACTTCCGGCTGGCCGATGAGCAGCAGGCGTACAGGCTGACAGTCGGAAGTTTCCAAGGGAACGCAG GGGATGCGATCAAAGGCGTGTATGCGGGCATCGACCAGAACGGTTCTGggttcagcaccatggaccGGGACAACGACGGCTGCAACCCCTGCATCTTCGGGGACATCGCGGTGGACCACTGCGCGAGGGATAAGCAGGAGGGCTGGTGGTTCAGCCGATGTGGCTCCGCCTCCCTCAACGGAGAGTGGCACCCCAGGGGCCAAAACATTGGCTGGAGCTCGGGGCTCCACTGGAAAACCTGGAAGGGCCCGGCGCCGTACTCCGTCAGCGCCTCGCGCATGATGATCAAGTCCCTGTAG
- the LOC130381666 gene encoding zinc finger protein 316-like, giving the protein MGPDLGTEALPLPSLRLLVSPLQLSVAVMWRVLHRLEVQHYWAVARFVGLLLEAVPELLLDPHWTPLGIGLRAKYILELCRADQPVDPEQIRALLDTVARPHPPRARQEQEEEEEEEEEEEEGPVEANFVELVHTMLKDPEVKQHFFTEVFPLAYGPDYDQDLLTLFEELLYRLAQLLPVPDLGQTVSWLGSSSSSLLDDCSVSSTHLRGLLQHHRQLGHLEEHVPPSSMGNCILSSLAGPPPAGPHSQSASPQRLGDHGPFADGAAEVVMVTDYAEVELGTTGHPPEECVEEVVTETEVVTETEEEGAPTEEDPAFPDEMKQEQEEEAASPARPHVCPDCPKRFRFASSLTAHRVVHTRERPHRCPACGRCFSFRQSLERHRHTHETPPGTATPQSEHETTPGTATPQSEHETSAALSEHETPTPQTVTPQSEPQAATPQTATPQTAPGSGGRDARSLCDRKLSCEPAPADPESSGGEPPPPQVKQEAGADGDDDGGGERVGSGAGRVEALAPALVERVVSLVAVRSSGRKRKPTMKVQVINLQRSLGRGGASLGAEPKRRKQVGAAAPFFSSEHSYGSAEGLPGSAAAEGEDAAWGGSSQVLGGPAADPVLQAPPPPLPGVPGCQDDADDAPAAADLRDGRFGCPDCAKSFRFRSLLASHRRVHTGEQPFLCPACGRRFSFKQSLERHRRTHGPGPPASPAELRDPGGGRPDAGGGAFLCSRCGRSFSAKSALLRHARTHGEETPTGPSGVAPPPGEQQEALHTCDCGKSFPYRAALTAHQRVHREERPHACAHCPKRFLYRGGLTSHAKTHCDDKPFACSFCGKSFKRERNMKKHERCHTRDGVFRCSQCDKSFVYKATLTRHELTHSGERPFLCCDCGKGFYSHAELLKHERFHTGHKPFQCPFCGKRFTQSCYLTIHVRYHTGARPYACPDCDKSFMSANRLKRHQRTHTGEKPYLCPECGRGFRQSYHLKVHLRTHAYA; this is encoded by the exons ATGGGACCTGATCTGGGAACAG AGGCCCTCCCGCTGCCCTCGCTGCGCCTGCTGGTGTCCCCCCTGCAGCTGAGCGTGGCGGTCATGTGGCGGGTGCTCCACCGGCTGGAGGTGCAGCACTACTGGGCGGTGGCCCGCTTCGTGGGCCTTCTGCTGGAGGCGGTCCCCGAGCTGCTGCTGGACCCCCACTGGACCCCGCTGGGCATCGGCCTGCGGGCCAAG tatATCCTGGAGCTGTGTCGGGCTGACCAACCTGTGGACCCAGAGCAGATTAGGGCACTCCTGGACACGGTCGCTAGGCCGCACCCCCCCAGAGCTAGACAG gaacaggaagaggaggaggaggaggaggaggaggaggaggaggggcctgtGGAGGCTAACTTTGTGGAGCTGGTCCACACGATGCTCAAAGACCCGGAGGTTAAACAGCACTTTTTCACG GAGGTGTTCCCACTGGCGTACGGTCCGGACTACGACCAGGACCTCCTCACCCTGTTTGAAGAGCTCCTCTACCGACTGGCCCAGCTGCTCCCGGTCCCTGACCTCGGACAG ACGGTGTCGTGgctgggcagcagcagcagctctctcCTGGACGACTGCtccgtctcctccacccacctgaGAGGTTTACTGCAGCACCACCGACAGCTGGGTCACCTGGAGGAGCACG ttcctccctcctctatggGCAACTGCATCCTGTCGTCCCTGGCCGGCCCGCCCCCAGCCGGGCcccacagccaatcagcttcacCGCAGCGCCTCGGGGACCACGGCCCATTCGCCGACGGAGCGGCCGAGGTCGTCATGGTGACGGACTACGCCGAGGTGGAGCTCGGCACCACTGGCCACCCGCCGGAAGAGTGCGTGGAGGAGGTCGTCACGGAGACGGAGGTCGTcacggagacggaggaggagggggctccGACGGAGGAGGACCCCGCCTTCCCCGACGAGAtgaaacaggaacaggaagaggaggcggcgtccccggcccgcccccacGTCTGCCCCGACTGCCCGAAGCGGTTCCGCTTCGCCTCGTCGCTCACCGCCCACCGGGTGGTGCACACCCGGGAGCGCCCCCACCGCTGCCCCGCCTGCGGCCGCTGCTTCTCCTTCCGCCAGTCGCTGGAGCgccacaggcacacgcacgagACGCCCCCCGGGACGGCCACGCCCCAAAGCGAACACGAGACGACCCCCGGGACGGCCACGCCCCAAAGCGAACACGAGACGAGCGCGGCCCTGAGCGAGCACGAGACGCCCACGCCCCAGACGGTCACGCCCCAAAGCGAGCCACAGGCGGCCACACCCCAGACGGCCACGCCCCAGACGGCGCCTGGCAGCGGCGGCCGGGACGCGCGCTCGCTCTGCGACAGGAAGTTGAGCTGTGAGCCGGCGCCGGCGGACCCTGAGAGTTCCGGCGGGGagccgccgcccccccaggTGAAGCAGGAGGCGGGGGCGGACGGAGACGACGACGGCGGTGGTGAGCGGGTGGGGTCGGGGGCCGGGCGGGTGGAGGCCCTGGCTCCGGCGCTGGTGGAGCGGGTGGTGTCCCTGGTGGCGGTGCGGAGCAGCGGCCGCAAGAGGAAGCCCACCATGAAGGTCCAGGTCATCAACCTGCAGAGGAGcctggggaggggcggggccagcctGGGGGCGGAGCCTAAGAGGAGGAAGCAGGTTGGGGCAGCTGCGCCCTTCTTCAG CTCGGAGCACTCGTACGGTTCCGCTGAGGGCCTCCCGGGTTCCGCGGCGGCCGAGGGTGAAG ACGCCGCGTGGGGCGGCTCCTCTCAGGTCCTCGGCGGCCCAGCCGCAGACCCAGTCctccaggctcctcctcctcctcttcccggCGTTCCCGGTTGTCAGGACGACGCGGAcgacgcccccgccgccgccgacctGCGGGACGGCCGCTTCGGCTGCCCCGACTGCGCCAAGAGCTTCCGCTTCCGCTCGCTGCTGGCGTCGCACCGCCGCGTCCACACGGGCGAGCAGCCCTTCCTCTGCCCGGCGTGCGGCCGCCGCTTCTCCTTCAAGCAGTCGCTGGAGCGTCACCGCCGCACGCACGGACCCGGGCCGCCCGCCTCCCCCGCCGAGCTGCGGGACCCCGGGGGGGGGCGCCCGGacgccgggggcggggccttccTCTGCTCCCGCTGCGGGCGCTCCTTCAGCGCCAAGTCGGCGCTGCTCCGGCACGCCAGGACGCACGGCGAGGAGACG CCGACGGGGCCCTCCggcgtggccccgccccccggggagcagcaggaggcgcTCCACACCTGCGACTGCGGCAAGTCGTTCCCGTACCGCGCGGCGCTCACGGCCCACCAGCGCGTGCACCGCGAGGAGCGGCCGCACGCCTGCGCCCACTGCCCCAAGCGCTTCCTGTACCGCGGCGGGCTGACGAGCCACGCCAAGACGCACTGCGACGACAAGCCCTTCGCCTGCTCCTTCTGCGGCAAGAGCTTCAAGCGCGAGCGCAACATGAAGAAGCACGAGCGCTGCCACACGCGGGACGGCGTGTTCCGCTGCTCGCAGTGCGACAAGAGCTTTGTGTACAAGGCCACGCTGACGCGCCACGAGCTGACGCACTCGGGCGAGCGCCCCTTCCTCTGCTGCGACTGCGGCAAGGGCTTCTACTCGCACGCCGAGTTGCTGAAACACGAGCGCTTCCACACGGGCCAcaagcccttccagtgccccTTCTGCGGCAAGCGCTTCACGCAGTCCTGCTACCTGACCATCCACGTGCGCTACCACACGGGGGCGCGGCCGTACGCGTGCCCCGACTGCGACAAGAGCTTCATGAGCGCCAACCGGCTGAAGAGGCACCAGCGCACGCACACCGGAGAGAAGCCCTACCTGTGCCCCGAGTGTGGACGGGGCTTCAGGCAGTCCTACCACCTCAAGGTGCACCTGAGGACGCACGCCTACGCCTag
- the apex1 gene encoding DNA-(apurinic or apyrimidinic site) endonuclease, protein MKRGKKAEAAEPASGDEDNETATPKKAKKGKEPEPPILYEDHPDVTAAADGREANMKITSWNVDGLRAWVKKKGLEWVREEAPDVLCLQETKCNEKSLPAEITSMPEFPHKYWLSAEKDGYSGVAMLCKTEPINVTYGIGKEEHDKEGRVITAEFPAFFLVTTYVPNSGKGLVRLEYRKTWDADLQAYLLGLEESKPVVMCGDLNVAHQEIDLKNPKGNKKNAGFTVEEREAFTTLLAAGFTDSFRHRYPEQANAYSFWTYMMNSRSKNVGWRLDYFLLSEGLMPGLCDSKIRNQAMGSDHCPITLFLVV, encoded by the exons ATGAAGAGAGGAAAGAAGGCAGAGGCGGCTGAGCCGGCGTCGGGAGACGAGGACAATGAAACCG CGACCCCTAAGAAGGCAAAGAAGGGGAAGGAGCCGGAGCCCCCCATCCTGTACGAGGACCACCCCGATGtgaccgccgccgccgacggCCGTGAGGCCAACATGAAGATCACCTCCTGGAACGTGGATGGCCTGCGGGCCTGGGTCAAGAAGAAGGGCCTGGAG tgGGTGCGTGAGGAGGCCCCAGACGTCTTGTGTCTCCAGGAGACCAAGTGTAACGAGAAGTCTCTCCCGGCGGAGATCACCTCCATGCCGGAGTTCCCCCACAAGTACTGGCTGAGCGCGGAGAAGGACGGCTACAGCGGCGTGGCCATGCTCTGCAAGACGGAGCCCATCAACGTCACCTACGGCATCG GCAAGGAGGAGCACGACAAGGAGGGGCGCGTCATCACCGCAGAGTTCCCCGCCTTCTTCCTGGTCACCACCTACGTCCCCAACTCGGGCAAGGGCCTGGTGCGGCTGGAGTACCGCAAGACCTGGGACGCGGACCTCCAGGCGTACCTGCTCGGCCTTGAGGAGAGCAAGCCCGTGGTGATGTGCGGCGACCTGAACGTGGCCCACCAGGAGATCGACCTGAAGAACCCCAAGGGCAACAAGAAGAACGCAGGCTTCACGGTGGAGGAGCGCGAGGCCTTCACCACGCTGCTGGCCGCCGGCTTCACCGACAGCTTCCGCCACCGCTACCCCGAGCAGGCCAACGCCTACTCCTTCTGGACCTACATGATGAACTCGCGCTCCAAGAACGTGGGCTGGCGCCTCGACTACTTCCTGCTCTCCGAGGGCCTGATGCCCGGCCTCTGTGACAGCAAGATCCGCAACCAAGCCATGGGTAGCGACCACTGCCCCATCACCCTGTTTCTTGTCGTCTAG